Genomic DNA from Caloenas nicobarica isolate bCalNic1 chromosome 3, bCalNic1.hap1, whole genome shotgun sequence:
TATCATTCTCCACCCGGACTTTTGGGCCATCCATTTAGATGCATTGTGAGCTAAGGATCCCAGCTCTGCAAGGTGTAGACCTGCTTTGTAACCTGACCTCTTACACAGCCTTTCAACATGGCCAAATCTGGGCAAGAGTCCTTAAGGCAAGTTGGTACTCAAGGCAGGTCAATGCATGGGAGACCCTCCTGGCACTACAACTTCGTTGCCCTGCCTTGCAGAATGAGAGGGAAGGgaattttttgttatttttacagGTTTCTCTTCACCTCAGCGAGAGATGTTTCTCTGTAGAAAAGGGACCTGTCACTATGGAAGATGTCCCATCCATCTGATCAGAGTTGGAAGTTGTTTTGGGTTCCGCTCCTGCTGCAAAGCGTGAGTTTGATATTCACCAAGTGTTATCTGCAGTATGagcagaaaaatctattttgtctGTGTCCTTAACCCCAAGGTGCTACTGAATGTTCAGACTGGATATAACGAAAAAAAACTATTATgccatgaggacagtcaagcgTTGACGTAGGTCAAGCGTTGATGTAGGTCAAGCTCCACAGTGCTCTTTCACCTGAGATGTGCACCATGATCTGCCCCATCAAGA
This window encodes:
- the LOC135987561 gene encoding antimicrobial peptide THP2-like; the encoded protein is MKILYLLFSLLFLALQVSPGFSSPQREMFLCRKGTCHYGRCPIHLIRVGSCFGFRSCCKAPWDLHKIHEPSIEE